The proteins below are encoded in one region of Thermosipho affectus:
- a CDS encoding carbohydrate ABC transporter permease has translation MKLNKIAKQTLFYIIIAGIVLVILTPIYFLVSISLMSDQEAYDWPTQMIPSFVNKFKLEIVNGKYLISVFSKSKKEFSTVIETSSFEELQKFVRNKTNSNIKREVFEKNVETLKKLMKINGIKIKDLRSRINDLKTKLNKLTVNLVKYKSQLKKAKEFNMSSLIEELNQSINSIEIKKREYELEISKLKTELEKIGSIKFTVSKNLFDNYINFFKVTSNALPALFRSIQVSLLTVLISLTIGGMAGYAFARYSFKGKNLLKLSVLFVRMFPGISIAMPMVIILINMGFYDKPIGLSLVYSVGQIGMTIWITASIFMGISTELEEAAMIFGTTRFGAFFKVTLPLALPGLAASAMYAFIGSWSETAQAIVLTQFNPTFPVVVYQTLVGAKGLINLTAAGGVSLALPAVVFTLIIRKYILQMWGGVKV, from the coding sequence ATGAAATTAAATAAAATTGCAAAACAAACTTTATTTTACATAATCATCGCTGGAATTGTACTCGTAATTTTAACTCCTATATATTTTTTAGTATCTATATCGCTAATGTCCGATCAAGAAGCGTATGATTGGCCAACACAGATGATTCCATCTTTTGTCAACAAATTTAAATTAGAAATTGTTAATGGAAAATATTTAATTTCTGTTTTTAGCAAATCTAAAAAAGAGTTTTCAACGGTTATTGAAACAAGTAGTTTTGAAGAATTACAAAAATTTGTAAGAAATAAGACAAATTCAAATATAAAAAGAGAAGTATTTGAGAAAAATGTTGAAACGTTAAAAAAACTAATGAAAATTAATGGTATTAAAATAAAAGATCTCAGAAGCAGGATAAATGATCTAAAAACAAAATTAAATAAATTAACAGTAAACCTAGTTAAGTATAAATCTCAATTAAAGAAAGCAAAAGAGTTCAATATGTCTTCGTTAATAGAAGAATTAAATCAAAGCATAAATAGTATTGAAATAAAAAAACGAGAATATGAGTTGGAAATCAGTAAACTAAAAACAGAACTAGAAAAAATTGGTTCTATAAAATTTACGGTTTCTAAAAATCTGTTTGATAATTATATAAATTTCTTTAAAGTAACTAGCAATGCGCTCCCAGCATTATTTAGAAGTATTCAAGTATCATTACTTACAGTTTTAATTTCTTTAACTATTGGTGGTATGGCAGGATATGCTTTTGCAAGATATAGCTTTAAGGGAAAAAACTTATTAAAACTAAGTGTTCTATTTGTAAGAATGTTTCCTGGTATTTCGATTGCAATGCCAATGGTTATTATATTAATAAATATGGGATTTTATGATAAACCTATAGGACTATCTCTTGTATATTCTGTAGGTCAAATAGGAATGACTATATGGATTACCGCAAGCATATTTATGGGAATTTCTACTGAACTTGAAGAGGCAGCAATGATCTTTGGTACAACTAGATTTGGAGCTTTCTTTAAAGTAACATTACCTCTAGCACTTCCAGGACTTGCAGCAAGTGCTATGTATGCATTTATTGGTAGCTGGTCAGAAACTGCACAAGCCATTGTATTAACCCAGTTTAATCCTACATTTCCAGTGGTTGTTTATCAAACATTAGTTGGTGCAAAAGGTCTGATTAATTTAACAGCAGCAGGTGGTGTTTCCCTTGCCCTTCCGGCTGTTGTTTTTACACTTATAATTAGAAAATATATCTTACAAATGTGGGGAGGAGTAAAGGTTTAA
- a CDS encoding ABC transporter substrate-binding protein, giving the protein MRKIFVLLLTTLIIFAFSETTLVVSSRLWTPPTEKEFIINEIIKPFEQMYGVKVIFQTMDDETMLKQVKIQKETGKVTTDVVIAYATKMPEWVKNDLVVDLTPYVSKWNDRHFSKGFDSMTVFDGKRYFLPIGADVYLTLINKKALKYKPDYVELQNITWEQLAEWANLVAEGEGEGKFAVTGVPMKSLIYQIGAIALSYGAHWPNLDNPGSVAAWYLIYKMKNAFSPAVKTYDDTRPPMKREETWMTVAHCARVGEVYKNNPTQFIIAPAPKGPAGIGSVAGTSGLAIVKGTKNFDLALKFLEYMTRPDIMVKSHKGTGGFIPPVDEAVKYLGDEDQDLVIKNAIKVMNQGVLSYIAPIWKDWGQVKLVYDELFKKMILEEKKLDIDMLELYQIKIDAQRK; this is encoded by the coding sequence ATGAGAAAGATATTTGTTTTGTTGTTAACAACTTTGATAATTTTTGCATTTTCTGAAACAACACTTGTTGTTAGTTCAAGATTATGGACTCCACCAACAGAAAAAGAATTCATTATCAATGAAATTATCAAACCATTCGAGCAAATGTATGGAGTAAAAGTTATTTTCCAAACAATGGATGATGAAACGATGTTAAAACAAGTAAAAATTCAAAAGGAAACTGGAAAAGTTACAACAGATGTTGTTATAGCTTATGCAACAAAAATGCCTGAATGGGTTAAAAATGATTTAGTAGTTGATTTAACGCCATATGTTTCCAAATGGAATGATAGACATTTTTCAAAAGGTTTCGATTCAATGACAGTATTCGATGGAAAAAGATATTTTCTACCAATTGGTGCGGATGTTTATCTTACATTAATTAACAAAAAGGCATTAAAATACAAACCAGATTATGTTGAGCTCCAAAATATTACTTGGGAACAACTAGCAGAATGGGCTAATTTGGTTGCGGAAGGCGAAGGAGAAGGAAAATTTGCCGTTACAGGTGTTCCAATGAAATCACTTATTTATCAAATTGGTGCGATCGCCCTCTCTTATGGTGCACATTGGCCCAATCTAGATAATCCTGGATCCGTTGCCGCATGGTACTTAATATACAAAATGAAAAATGCTTTTTCACCAGCAGTAAAAACTTATGATGATACAAGACCACCAATGAAAAGAGAAGAAACTTGGATGACAGTAGCTCATTGTGCAAGAGTAGGAGAAGTATACAAAAATAATCCTACTCAATTTATAATTGCTCCTGCCCCAAAAGGACCGGCAGGCATTGGTTCAGTTGCTGGAACAAGTGGACTTGCTATCGTAAAAGGAACAAAGAATTTTGATCTTGCATTAAAATTTCTTGAATATATGACAAGACCAGATATTATGGTTAAATCTCACAAAGGAACAGGTGGATTTATACCACCAGTTGATGAAGCTGTAAAATATCTTGGAGATGAGGATCAAGATTTAGTAATAAAGAATGCTATAAAAGTTATGAACCAAGGAGTACTATCATATATTGCTCCAATTTGGAAAGATTGGGGACAAGTAAAATTGGTCTATGATGAATTATTCAAAAAAATGATATTAGAAGAGAAAAAATTAGACATTGACATGCTCGAATTATATCAAATAAAAATAGATGCACAAAGAAAATGA
- a CDS encoding carbohydrate ABC transporter permease, producing the protein MQKTITKKWIPYILIAPTLIYYIVFWLRPVISSVYYSFFDESNIFTLNNYITIFKDPYFKQALINTSIFVLISVTIEFLISLGLALIINKKFKGAQILLSIALIPMALPAVAVGAMWSSGFATYGWVNSLLYHLGIISESGKFAFLAGNDFQSLMLIILIDAWQVIPFMMVILLAGLQGLPKDSIEAGYIFGGTKFTVLRKITLPMLKSSIQTALILRIISAIQVWLIIVMIYGYRRIPVLLEEVVFYEEQLIGFYRVALAYSVIVAAIVSVVSIIYLKISGAFKKEEL; encoded by the coding sequence TTGCAAAAAACAATTACAAAAAAATGGATTCCTTATATTTTAATTGCTCCTACTTTGATTTACTATATTGTATTTTGGCTTAGGCCTGTTATTTCATCTGTATATTATAGTTTTTTCGATGAAAGTAACATATTTACTTTAAATAATTACATAACAATATTTAAAGATCCTTACTTTAAGCAGGCATTAATTAATACATCTATTTTTGTTCTTATTTCTGTAACTATTGAATTTTTAATTTCGTTGGGATTAGCTTTGATAATTAATAAAAAATTTAAAGGTGCACAAATTCTTCTCTCAATTGCTTTAATTCCAATGGCCCTACCTGCAGTTGCAGTTGGTGCGATGTGGTCAAGTGGATTTGCAACTTATGGTTGGGTTAACAGTTTATTGTACCATTTAGGTATCATTTCAGAAAGTGGGAAATTTGCTTTCTTAGCAGGAAATGATTTTCAATCATTAATGTTAATAATATTAATAGACGCGTGGCAAGTTATACCGTTTATGATGGTTATACTTCTTGCAGGGTTGCAGGGATTACCCAAAGATTCAATAGAAGCTGGTTACATTTTTGGAGGTACCAAATTTACAGTTTTAAGAAAAATAACTCTTCCAATGTTGAAGTCAAGTATTCAAACTGCGTTAATTTTGAGAATAATCTCAGCAATTCAAGTATGGTTAATAATAGTAATGATATATGGATATAGGAGAATACCAGTTTTACTTGAAGAAGTTGTCTTTTACGAAGAACAATTAATAGGATTTTACAGAGTAGCTCTTGCTTATTCTGTAATTGTAGCAGCAATCGTTTCAGTGGTTTCAATCATATACCTGAAAATTTCCGGTGCCTTTAAAAAGGAGGAACTCTAA
- a CDS encoding ABC transporter ATP-binding protein — MATLELINLSKRYGKKVWGAKNVNLKVNNGEFVVFLGPSGCGKTTTLRMIAGLEEVTEGKVIIDGKDVTYLEPRKREVSMVFQSYAVWPHMTVYDNIAFPLKLRKMPSKFIDKTVEEVSKMVKIEELLKRYPSQLSGGQRQRVALARALAVKPKIFLMDEPLSNLDAKLRVKMRTELKAIHHKTGATTIFVTHDQSEAMSMADRIVIMKDGRIVQVGTPDEVYFNCANTFVAGFIGTPPTNFFKMNVIRSSDEIHLKNEYIDIKISEKVKKSLEKYNKDEIIVGIRPENLLITNNNDEAIFKEKILVVEPQGSHQIIAVELGEQIVKIVAPAFPKYSADEIINVSLDHERLMLFDIDTEERLEDI, encoded by the coding sequence ATGGCAACTTTAGAATTGATAAATTTATCAAAAAGATATGGAAAAAAAGTCTGGGGGGCAAAAAATGTAAACTTAAAGGTCAATAATGGAGAATTTGTAGTTTTTCTTGGCCCATCCGGTTGTGGTAAAACAACAACTTTAAGGATGATTGCTGGTCTTGAAGAAGTTACTGAAGGAAAAGTTATAATTGATGGAAAAGATGTAACATATCTCGAACCAAGAAAAAGAGAAGTTAGCATGGTTTTTCAAAGCTATGCAGTATGGCCACATATGACAGTATATGATAATATTGCATTTCCTTTAAAACTTAGAAAAATGCCTTCCAAATTTATCGATAAAACAGTTGAAGAAGTTTCAAAAATGGTTAAAATTGAAGAACTTTTAAAAAGGTATCCTTCCCAACTTTCAGGTGGACAAAGGCAGCGTGTAGCATTAGCAAGAGCTTTGGCTGTTAAACCTAAAATTTTTTTGATGGATGAACCATTGTCAAACCTCGATGCCAAATTAAGAGTTAAAATGAGAACCGAATTGAAAGCTATACATCATAAAACAGGTGCTACAACAATTTTTGTCACACATGACCAATCTGAGGCCATGTCTATGGCAGATAGAATCGTAATTATGAAAGATGGAAGAATTGTACAAGTAGGTACACCTGATGAAGTATATTTCAACTGTGCAAATACTTTTGTCGCAGGATTTATTGGTACTCCACCAACAAACTTCTTTAAAATGAATGTTATTAGAAGCAGTGATGAGATTCATTTAAAAAATGAATATATTGATATAAAAATTTCCGAAAAAGTCAAAAAATCTCTTGAAAAATATAACAAAGATGAAATAATTGTTGGTATAAGGCCTGAAAACCTTCTGATTACAAATAATAATGATGAAGCTATCTTTAAAGAAAAAATTCTTGTAGTTGAACCTCAAGGATCACATCAAATAATTGCTGTTGAACTTGGCGAACAAATCGTTAAAATAGTTGCTCCTGCATTTCCAAAATATTCTGCAGATGAAATTATAAACGTTTCACTTGATCATGAAAGATTAATGCTTTTTGATATTGATACTGAAGAAAGATTGGAGGATATTTAA